A part of Deltaproteobacteria bacterium genomic DNA contains:
- a CDS encoding sigma-70 family RNA polymerase sigma factor — MPLLDLQDEELFAEISRKRAAGEDVRAEVGELVRRWRQPAAAVIRKIQKSYMRGSPDDEGDIFQEAVAKFIAKGLDQFRGQSIENPGTAAAPMAFFLRIVKHVAIDRYRRQREHLAPDRGDEEREEEPHEVERGVHAARRREEQGEASELYWAAFHRLEQEHPNEAKAWDLYRHQDVEDHNECARILGITVANSYKRVSRAQAYLRAYLLELMDAQR; from the coding sequence ATGCCCCTCCTCGACCTCCAAGACGAAGAGCTCTTCGCCGAGATCAGCCGCAAGCGCGCGGCCGGCGAGGACGTGCGCGCCGAGGTTGGCGAGCTCGTCCGGCGCTGGCGTCAGCCTGCCGCCGCCGTCATCCGCAAGATCCAAAAGAGCTACATGCGCGGCTCGCCCGACGACGAGGGCGACATCTTCCAAGAGGCCGTCGCCAAGTTCATCGCCAAGGGGCTCGACCAGTTCCGCGGCCAGAGCATCGAGAACCCGGGCACGGCTGCGGCGCCCATGGCGTTCTTCCTTCGCATCGTCAAGCACGTCGCGATTGATCGCTATCGGCGGCAGCGCGAGCACCTCGCGCCCGACCGCGGCGACGAAGAGCGTGAAGAGGAGCCGCACGAGGTGGAGCGCGGCGTCCATGCGGCGCGGCGCCGTGAAGAGCAAGGTGAAGCGAGCGAGCTCTATTGGGCCGCATTTCACCGGCTGGAGCAGGAGCATCCCAACGAAGCCAAGGCATGGGACCTGTACCGCCACCAGGACGTCGAGGATCACAACGAATGCGCACGCATACTCGGAATAACCGTGGCCAACTCGTACAAGCGCGTGAGCCGCGCGCAGGCGTACCTGCGGGCGTACCTGCTCGAGTTGATGGACGCGCAGCGATGA
- a CDS encoding acyl-CoA dehydrogenase family protein, whose protein sequence is MAALFETDVHTALRAQARRFAESEIAPHARKWEEDEIFPRELYGKFAELGLLGVGYPETVGGSGGDITHVLAVAEELIIHGKCVGAVVGVGSHGIALPPIVRHGSAAQIDRFVKPVLRGEKIAALGITEPGAGSDVAGITTRARREGDFYIIDGAKTFITSGTRADVVTCAVRTGGPGHGGISLLVVEKGAPGFSVSKKLDKLGWRASDTAELVFENARVPAANLIGEENAGFGYIVTNFVDERLLLAGNCVAIAELAYREAVHYAKERSAFGKSLMGFQVTRHKLAEMATRLAAARALTNEVIQRHMAGEVCFSLAAMAKNTATDMCSFVTDAAVQLHGGMGYMRESVVERLFRDARLYPIGGGTREIMNEIIAKAEGY, encoded by the coding sequence GTGGCTGCGCTCTTCGAGACCGACGTCCACACCGCGCTGCGCGCGCAGGCTCGCCGCTTCGCGGAGAGCGAGATCGCGCCGCACGCGCGCAAGTGGGAGGAGGATGAGATCTTCCCGCGCGAGCTCTACGGCAAGTTCGCAGAGCTCGGCTTGCTCGGCGTGGGCTATCCCGAAACGGTGGGCGGCTCCGGCGGCGACATCACCCACGTGCTCGCGGTGGCCGAAGAGCTGATCATCCATGGCAAGTGCGTGGGCGCGGTGGTCGGCGTGGGCAGCCACGGCATCGCGCTGCCGCCCATCGTGCGACATGGGAGCGCGGCGCAGATCGACCGCTTCGTGAAGCCGGTCTTGCGCGGCGAGAAGATCGCGGCGCTGGGCATCACCGAGCCGGGCGCAGGCAGCGACGTGGCCGGTATCACCACCCGCGCGCGCCGCGAGGGCGACTTCTACATCATCGACGGGGCCAAGACGTTCATCACCTCCGGCACGCGCGCCGACGTCGTCACCTGCGCGGTGCGCACCGGCGGCCCGGGCCACGGCGGCATCTCGCTGCTGGTGGTGGAGAAGGGCGCGCCCGGCTTCAGCGTGAGCAAGAAGCTCGACAAGCTCGGCTGGCGCGCGAGCGACACCGCGGAGCTCGTCTTCGAAAACGCGCGCGTGCCTGCCGCGAACCTCATCGGCGAGGAGAACGCGGGCTTCGGGTACATCGTCACCAACTTCGTCGACGAGCGATTGCTGCTCGCGGGCAACTGCGTGGCCATCGCGGAGCTCGCGTACCGCGAGGCGGTTCACTACGCGAAGGAGCGGAGCGCGTTCGGCAAGTCGCTGATGGGCTTTCAGGTGACGCGGCACAAGCTCGCGGAGATGGCCACGCGCCTCGCGGCCGCGCGGGCGCTCACAAACGAGGTCATTCAGCGGCACATGGCGGGCGAGGTCTGCTTTTCGCTCGCGGCCATGGCCAAGAACACCGCCACGGACATGTGCAGCTTCGTCACCGACGCGGCCGTGCAGCTCCACGGCGGCATGGGCTACATGCGCGAGAGCGTGGTCGAGCGGCTCTTCCGCGACGCGCGCCTCTATCCGATTGGAGGCGGCACGCGAGAGATCATGAACGAGATCATCGCCAAGGCCGAGGGGTACTGA